In one Paenibacillus sp. JQZ6Y-1 genomic region, the following are encoded:
- the fliF gene encoding flagellar basal-body MS-ring/collar protein FliF, with protein MNERVAQYRDKIVQYWKNFNRNQKILLISTLAFIIIAIVVLTIQFSKTEYEVAFQNLDATDSAAVMEYLDGQGITYQLSQDGTSISVPVGDAARAKVAVGSQGLIQNGTIGFSEFNTSSSAIGMTDNEFNVKYKNALNGEVSQLLRNMNGVQNAKVLINLPEESLFATDENQDTASASVVMQFKPGFRASQEAIDGYFNLVHTAIPHLPIDNITITNGTDGSELVATVKGGGSGNLTGAVQENMALQKKYEADVENNVRQFLSRLLGPDKVNVLVTSTLNFDQRTTKEDRVEPVDEENMQGIQISAQKIQESYTGTSSPDSGTAGTGSTDTPTYPGGSSSGNTESEKSQSTINYEVNRIHNEIAASPYHVQDLSINVLVDPSTTDAAAQTTLNNEISTMLQSIVRTSLAENGINYAQNDPSLIAKVNVMSPQAFATNDTSDGGFIANNWQWMAAVAAALAIAIVGFIIYRRRKQQNEQLEEDIMLPSVSEMPSISLENLTNDSQVRKQLESLAKKKPDEFVNLLRTWLADE; from the coding sequence GTGAATGAAAGAGTTGCCCAGTATAGAGATAAAATCGTCCAATACTGGAAAAATTTCAACAGAAATCAAAAGATTCTGCTGATTTCGACACTGGCCTTTATCATCATTGCGATCGTTGTGCTGACTATCCAATTTTCTAAAACCGAATATGAAGTGGCATTCCAAAATCTGGATGCTACAGACTCTGCTGCGGTTATGGAATACTTGGACGGACAAGGTATTACTTACCAACTCAGCCAAGATGGAACCAGTATTTCTGTACCTGTAGGCGACGCTGCTAGAGCAAAAGTAGCGGTTGGCTCACAAGGATTGATTCAGAACGGTACTATCGGATTCAGTGAATTTAACACCAGTTCTTCAGCAATCGGTATGACCGATAACGAGTTTAATGTGAAATACAAAAATGCCCTCAATGGCGAAGTATCCCAATTGCTTCGCAACATGAATGGCGTGCAAAACGCAAAAGTACTGATTAACCTTCCCGAAGAAAGCCTGTTCGCCACTGATGAAAATCAGGACACAGCCAGCGCTTCGGTCGTTATGCAGTTCAAGCCAGGTTTCCGTGCTTCTCAAGAAGCGATCGACGGTTACTTCAACCTGGTTCATACCGCAATACCCCACCTTCCTATCGATAACATCACGATCACTAACGGCACAGACGGAAGCGAATTAGTAGCCACAGTCAAAGGTGGCGGCTCTGGAAACCTTACCGGCGCAGTACAAGAAAACATGGCTTTACAGAAAAAATATGAAGCTGATGTTGAAAATAATGTAAGACAATTTTTGTCTCGATTGCTTGGACCGGACAAAGTAAATGTGTTAGTAACTTCCACACTCAACTTTGACCAACGTACTACCAAAGAAGATCGAGTAGAGCCTGTAGATGAAGAGAATATGCAAGGTATTCAAATCAGTGCTCAAAAGATTCAGGAATCTTATACAGGTACTTCTAGCCCAGACAGCGGTACAGCGGGTACAGGTAGCACAGATACACCGACGTATCCAGGTGGTTCTTCTTCTGGCAATACCGAATCCGAAAAATCGCAAAGTACTATCAACTATGAAGTCAACCGGATTCATAATGAGATTGCAGCTAGCCCTTATCATGTGCAGGATCTGAGTATTAATGTTTTGGTTGATCCTAGTACAACAGATGCGGCTGCTCAAACTACTCTCAATAATGAAATTAGCACAATGCTACAAAGTATTGTGAGAACATCGCTTGCTGAGAATGGCATCAACTATGCACAAAATGATCCATCGCTTATAGCAAAAGTAAATGTAATGTCTCCACAGGCATTTGCAACCAACGATACATCAGATGGTGGTTTTATCGCCAACAACTGGCAGTGGATGGCAGCTGTAGCTGCTGCACTCGCTATCGCAATTGTCGGCTTTATCATTTATCGCCGTCGCAAACAACAAAACGAACAACTGGAAGAAGATATTATGCTTCCTTCCGTTTCAGAAATGCCTTCTATTAGTTTGGAAAACTTGACCAATGACAGTCAGGTACGTAAACAGCTCGAATCGCTGGCGAAAAAGAAACCGGACGAATTTGTGAATCTGCTGCGTACATGGCTTGCTGATGAATAA
- the fliG gene encoding flagellar motor switch protein FliG translates to MAKGATLNGRQKAAILLISLGPEVSAQIFKHLRDEEIEQLTLEIANVRKVDSNEKDSVVSEFHQICLAQEYISQGGINYAKEILEKALGENKALEVINRLTATLQVRPFDFARKADPSQILNFIQNENPQTIALVLSYLQFEQAAVILSSLPQEKQAEVARRVAVMDSTSPEIIAQVERVLEQKLSSTVTQDYTNAGGIESIVQILNGVDRGTERTILDSLEIQDPELAEEIKKRMFVFEDIVNVDNRSIQRIIRDVENADLQLALKVASEDVREAVFSNMSKRMADTFKEEMEFMGPVRLKDVEEAQSRIVGIIRRLEESGEIIIARGGGDDIIV, encoded by the coding sequence TTGGCGAAGGGAGCTACACTGAACGGACGTCAAAAAGCGGCTATCCTGCTGATTTCGCTGGGTCCTGAAGTATCTGCCCAGATTTTCAAACATTTGCGTGATGAAGAGATTGAACAATTAACTCTGGAAATTGCCAATGTTCGCAAGGTAGATAGTAACGAAAAAGACTCCGTTGTTTCCGAGTTTCATCAAATTTGTCTGGCTCAGGAGTATATCTCACAGGGCGGTATCAACTACGCCAAAGAGATTCTGGAAAAAGCGCTCGGTGAAAATAAGGCACTCGAGGTCATCAATCGCCTGACAGCAACATTGCAGGTACGACCTTTCGATTTTGCCCGTAAAGCCGATCCAAGCCAGATTTTAAACTTTATTCAGAATGAGAATCCACAAACGATTGCACTCGTTTTATCCTATTTGCAATTTGAGCAGGCGGCAGTGATCCTGTCGTCCTTGCCACAAGAAAAGCAAGCCGAGGTTGCGCGTAGAGTCGCTGTTATGGACAGCACATCGCCTGAGATTATCGCTCAGGTGGAGCGCGTACTCGAGCAAAAGCTGTCCTCTACCGTAACGCAGGACTACACCAATGCCGGCGGTATCGAATCGATCGTTCAAATCTTGAACGGTGTCGACCGCGGTACAGAACGCACGATTTTGGACTCCTTGGAAATTCAAGATCCAGAACTGGCAGAAGAAATCAAAAAGCGGATGTTCGTATTCGAAGATATTGTCAATGTCGACAACCGTTCCATTCAGCGGATTATCCGCGATGTGGAAAACGCAGATTTGCAGCTGGCACTCAAAGTGGCGAGCGAAGATGTACGCGAAGCGGTATTTTCCAATATGTCCAAACGTATGGCAGATACATTCAAAGAAGAAATGGAATTTATGGGGCCTGTGCGTCTTAAAGATGTCGAAGAAGCTCAGAGCCGTATCGTAGGCATTATCCGCAGACTTGAAGAGTCCGGCGAGATCATCATAGCCCGTGGCGGAGGAGATGATATCATTGTCTAA
- a CDS encoding FliH/SctL family protein, translating to MSNLIKSSQYIPVEILKKLDLGKDYFKATDLAGHADHIPHIIYDQPRVDEQTILMKEQMLADAREFAERQVREAAEEAERLLQNAQDMISSWWEGRREQDEHLVEAVKAQAFQEGFEEGRERAEQEMQQRIHEMMTEAQLVLSQAYEAKDQIIQEAEPFLVDLSCGIAEKVIDKELGEQPELVMSLIKKTLARKREQGVITLCVSPSQFDFIHAAREELVLSIDSQAELQILPDATVRDRGCVIRSAFGSVDARVDTQLTELKKELLRLALHDEERGNGNAGS from the coding sequence TTGTCTAATTTGATAAAATCATCCCAGTATATTCCGGTTGAAATTTTGAAGAAGTTGGATTTAGGCAAAGATTATTTTAAAGCGACCGATTTGGCAGGTCATGCCGATCATATCCCGCATATTATTTATGATCAGCCTAGAGTCGATGAACAGACGATTTTAATGAAAGAACAGATGCTGGCGGATGCGCGTGAATTTGCGGAACGTCAGGTGCGCGAAGCAGCCGAGGAAGCGGAGCGGTTGCTGCAAAATGCACAGGACATGATTTCTTCCTGGTGGGAAGGTCGTCGGGAACAGGATGAACATCTGGTAGAAGCCGTCAAAGCGCAAGCCTTTCAAGAAGGATTTGAAGAGGGTAGAGAACGTGCAGAGCAGGAGATGCAGCAGCGGATTCATGAAATGATGACGGAAGCGCAGCTTGTTCTGTCTCAAGCGTATGAAGCCAAAGACCAGATCATTCAGGAAGCCGAGCCGTTTCTCGTTGATCTGAGCTGCGGTATCGCTGAAAAAGTAATTGACAAGGAACTTGGCGAACAGCCAGAACTAGTTATGTCATTGATCAAGAAGACGCTAGCTCGCAAGAGAGAGCAAGGCGTCATTACCCTTTGTGTAAGTCCATCGCAGTTTGATTTTATCCATGCAGCACGCGAGGAACTGGTGTTGTCGATTGATTCTCAAGCAGAATTGCAAATTCTGCCTGATGCTACGGTACGTGATCGTGGATGTGTAATTCGATCCGCTTTTGGTAGTGTCGATGCACGGGTAGATACACAACTGACCGAACTCAAAAAAGAATTGCTGCGACTGGCGCTGCATGATGAAGAGCGGGGGAATGGAAATGCAGGATCTTAA
- the fliI gene encoding flagellar protein export ATPase FliI, translated as MQDLNAGRYLDYLKQLDPIRINGKVTQVIGLMVESEGPDASIGDVCYIYPTKGADPLRAEVVGFRDNKVLLMPLGELQSIGPGCDVVGTGKPLTVQVGSELLGKVLDGLGQPLDGSLLPARMTHYSTFNSPPNPMTRPRVQDPMSVGVRAIDGLLTIGKGQRVGIFAGSGVGKSTLMGMIARNTEADVNVIALIGERGREVRDFIERDLGPEGLQRSIVIVATSDQPALIRIKGALIATTIAEYFRDRGMNVMFMMDSVTRYAMAQREVGLAVGEPPAMRGYTPSVFAGLPKLLERAGTGPNGSITAFYTVLVDGDDMNEPIADAVRGILDGHIVLNRSIANKGQFPAIDVLASISRVMKDIVSEDQNDAANNMKRLMSVYKESEDLINIGAYQQGSSPDIDEAISRIRDVWNFTRQKVHEKTTLPEAQEQMISEFVRS; from the coding sequence ATGCAGGATCTTAATGCAGGACGTTACCTAGACTATCTGAAACAGCTGGACCCGATCCGCATCAACGGCAAAGTAACTCAGGTTATTGGGTTGATGGTGGAGTCGGAAGGACCAGACGCAAGTATCGGCGATGTTTGCTACATTTATCCAACCAAAGGCGCCGACCCACTTCGTGCAGAGGTGGTTGGATTCCGAGATAACAAGGTATTACTCATGCCGCTTGGTGAATTGCAATCGATTGGACCTGGGTGTGACGTAGTAGGAACAGGTAAACCGCTTACTGTACAAGTTGGCTCTGAGCTGCTTGGCAAAGTGCTAGACGGCTTGGGACAACCGCTGGACGGTTCTCTGTTACCAGCTCGCATGACACATTATTCTACCTTTAATTCTCCGCCGAATCCGATGACTCGTCCGCGGGTACAGGACCCGATGAGCGTTGGTGTACGTGCGATTGATGGTTTGCTAACGATTGGTAAAGGGCAGCGTGTAGGTATCTTCGCCGGTTCCGGTGTTGGTAAAAGTACCTTGATGGGCATGATTGCCCGCAATACCGAAGCTGATGTCAACGTGATCGCTCTTATCGGCGAACGCGGACGCGAAGTACGCGACTTTATCGAGCGTGATTTAGGCCCAGAAGGGCTGCAACGCTCCATAGTCATTGTTGCAACATCTGATCAACCTGCATTGATTCGGATCAAAGGAGCATTAATTGCCACCACGATTGCCGAATATTTCCGTGATCGCGGTATGAACGTTATGTTTATGATGGACTCGGTCACGCGCTATGCGATGGCACAACGCGAAGTAGGACTGGCAGTCGGCGAACCACCAGCAATGAGAGGATATACGCCTTCTGTATTTGCTGGACTACCTAAACTGCTGGAGCGTGCCGGAACGGGGCCTAACGGTTCCATTACCGCCTTTTATACCGTACTGGTAGATGGGGATGATATGAACGAACCGATTGCCGATGCGGTCCGCGGGATACTTGATGGTCATATTGTACTGAATCGCTCGATTGCAAACAAAGGACAATTTCCAGCCATTGATGTACTCGCAAGCATTAGCCGCGTAATGAAAGATATCGTCAGTGAAGATCAGAATGATGCAGCTAACAATATGAAGCGCTTAATGTCTGTTTACAAGGAATCCGAGGATCTTATTAACATCGGTGCTTATCAGCAGGGTTCCAGTCCAGATATCGATGAAGCGATTTCTCGTATCCGAGATGTATGGAATTTTACAAGACAAAAAGTACACGAAAAGACAACGTTGCCTGAAGCGCAGGAGCAGATGATTTCCGAATTTGTGAGGAGCTGA
- the fliJ gene encoding flagellar export protein FliJ yields MNFRYNFQKVVDIKSSAKNQAEWMLSTALGELQTEEQSLQQLLEDQNRTLEAINQAIEQCAPISELQDMQRYVVYLDKAIAGKINDVHKAQLNVDHKKLHLTEKMVDEKVWLQAKDKAKAKFTQEQMLREQNELDEMATVRYAMQSR; encoded by the coding sequence ATGAATTTCCGATATAACTTCCAAAAAGTTGTCGATATCAAATCAAGTGCAAAAAACCAAGCAGAGTGGATGCTATCCACTGCACTAGGTGAACTGCAAACCGAAGAGCAATCTCTTCAGCAATTACTGGAAGATCAGAACCGCACGTTGGAAGCCATCAATCAGGCGATTGAGCAATGTGCGCCTATCTCCGAACTTCAGGATATGCAGCGTTATGTCGTGTATTTGGATAAGGCTATTGCTGGCAAAATTAATGATGTACACAAAGCTCAGTTAAATGTAGATCACAAAAAGCTTCATTTAACAGAGAAAATGGTCGATGAAAAAGTATGGCTGCAAGCGAAAGACAAAGCGAAAGCCAAATTTACACAAGAGCAGATGCTTCGTGAGCAAAACGAGCTGGACGAAATGGCGACCGTACGGTACGCAATGCAGTCCAGATAA
- a CDS encoding magnesium transporter MgtE N-terminal domain-containing protein — protein sequence MAKKTLDMEVEKEGGGLGRFLFIATPILFTLVLVGAIIMLFNVDLRNSMFSTLDKIPIVKNWIPSADNSSTTAASNQNESNSATVDQLKKDLAASQKTQSDQAQQIKDLQAKLSDSSTSAANGTGTGTTTSGTTGTSGTTGTTNSSGTTGTTNSGSSGSTVQTEQDKQLKNLANVYADMSSSKAASIMQNMTTDEQVLIFSKMNSEAQAGILQKMDAKVAAETSLALKNATAASLAAMQVATATPAKQTTPSTSMSVSDMAQTFTTMPASSAASLLLQTAKVSQNKVLQVLNTMDDTTRASVLSAMSTSDPATTAQIVNRLLAN from the coding sequence GTGGCGAAGAAAACACTGGATATGGAAGTGGAGAAGGAAGGCGGCGGTCTTGGACGGTTCCTATTTATTGCCACTCCCATTCTGTTTACCCTTGTACTGGTAGGCGCAATCATCATGCTGTTCAATGTAGATTTGCGCAACAGCATGTTCAGTACACTTGATAAAATTCCGATAGTGAAAAATTGGATTCCTTCTGCCGATAATAGTAGTACGACAGCAGCTTCCAATCAAAATGAAAGTAACTCGGCTACAGTCGATCAATTGAAAAAAGATCTGGCAGCTTCACAGAAAACACAAAGCGATCAGGCACAGCAAATTAAAGACCTGCAAGCCAAGCTTTCTGACTCATCGACTTCTGCTGCCAATGGAACCGGTACTGGGACTACTACAAGTGGTACGACAGGAACCAGTGGCACAACGGGCACGACCAATAGTTCTGGAACGACAGGGACAACGAATAGTGGTTCATCTGGATCGACTGTACAGACTGAGCAGGATAAGCAATTGAAAAATCTTGCGAATGTGTATGCAGATATGAGTTCGTCCAAAGCAGCTTCTATTATGCAAAATATGACGACGGACGAACAGGTACTCATTTTTAGCAAAATGAATTCTGAAGCCCAAGCGGGTATTTTGCAAAAGATGGATGCGAAAGTCGCTGCGGAAACTTCGTTGGCACTAAAAAATGCAACGGCGGCTAGTCTAGCAGCTATGCAGGTTGCAACCGCTACACCAGCCAAACAGACTACACCAAGCACGAGTATGAGCGTATCGGATATGGCTCAAACCTTTACCACCATGCCGGCAAGCAGTGCAGCGTCCTTACTATTGCAAACTGCTAAGGTTAGTCAAAACAAAGTCCTGCAAGTATTGAACACGATGGACGATACAACCCGCGCAAGCGTCCTGTCGGCAATGTCGACATCAGACCCTGCGACTACCGCCCAGATTGTCAACCGACTACTGGCGAATTAA
- a CDS encoding flagellar hook-length control protein FliK, producing MSMILQNLNTSSTSTPAAKVSGNAGTTGTGFNQTLSYAMNATGGTATAATAGNAAAATASASGGQSLSGLMGSAASLLEMLQALISGDQQVDDQQGDGKSVQKVDKLMDDLLKKLQEMDSSIMNDPALMQSLQAWLVQVQQVLNGGSAEQGTTTTDADGQGNQPTAQSVAAALPALAQQADTIRFAVADAVSQIVDKLQGVQNGTQQADPKLEQLLNNLQNVLQQAGNSSSTSSDSGQSNQQNQAPVQIVVKNETKAAEATATVAAAQETAEPEVANATPTNQQQQPVIVTAGQLAMRAEATPLTSTQTPAASVNVNAFPEEMSKFIVSKMDIHQLNGVSEARIIMNPENLGQVDVKISIQDGQVMAQFITEKHGAKDALEQQMAQLRTALQSQGLQVDKLEVAQSSSLFSDMYNGGQGFQSNAGQQQSGRRSKSKDEQSDDAMLTAEISNELKEWRGEQQASSTTAGVASMLNYGSTYVAKA from the coding sequence ATGAGTATGATACTACAAAACCTAAACACATCATCCACATCGACACCCGCCGCTAAAGTCTCGGGTAATGCTGGAACAACCGGCACCGGTTTTAACCAGACATTATCATACGCTATGAATGCTACAGGTGGTACGGCAACAGCCGCAACCGCAGGTAATGCAGCAGCGGCAACAGCATCCGCATCTGGCGGTCAATCGCTTTCCGGTTTGATGGGCAGTGCAGCTTCTTTATTGGAAATGCTGCAAGCACTGATTTCTGGTGATCAGCAGGTAGATGATCAACAAGGCGATGGCAAAAGCGTTCAGAAAGTGGACAAGCTGATGGACGATCTGCTCAAAAAGCTTCAGGAAATGGATTCTTCCATTATGAATGATCCGGCACTGATGCAATCATTGCAAGCTTGGCTTGTACAGGTTCAACAGGTACTGAATGGCGGTTCTGCAGAGCAGGGTACGACAACTACAGATGCTGATGGACAAGGAAACCAGCCAACGGCTCAATCCGTTGCAGCTGCTTTACCGGCACTGGCACAGCAAGCAGACACGATTCGATTCGCAGTAGCAGATGCTGTATCCCAGATTGTAGATAAGCTGCAAGGCGTGCAAAACGGTACGCAACAGGCTGATCCCAAACTGGAACAACTGCTGAACAATCTGCAAAACGTTTTGCAACAGGCAGGTAACAGCTCCTCCACATCTTCCGATAGTGGACAGAGCAATCAGCAAAATCAAGCCCCTGTCCAAATCGTAGTAAAGAATGAAACCAAAGCAGCAGAGGCAACAGCAACCGTTGCAGCGGCACAGGAAACAGCTGAGCCTGAAGTAGCGAATGCAACGCCAACTAATCAGCAACAACAACCGGTCATCGTAACCGCTGGTCAACTGGCGATGCGTGCCGAGGCTACACCGCTGACGAGTACACAGACACCAGCAGCAAGCGTCAATGTGAATGCTTTCCCAGAAGAAATGAGCAAGTTCATCGTCAGCAAAATGGATATTCATCAGCTGAATGGAGTGTCTGAAGCACGCATCATCATGAACCCTGAAAACTTAGGTCAAGTCGATGTGAAAATCAGCATTCAAGATGGACAGGTTATGGCACAATTTATCACGGAGAAACACGGCGCCAAAGATGCGTTAGAACAGCAAATGGCACAATTGCGTACTGCTCTTCAATCTCAGGGGCTTCAGGTCGATAAATTAGAAGTAGCACAAAGTTCCTCGCTCTTCTCCGATATGTATAACGGTGGACAAGGCTTCCAATCGAATGCAGGTCAACAGCAATCTGGTCGACGCTCCAAGTCAAAAGATGAGCAATCAGATGATGCGATGCTGACAGCTGAAATCAGCAATGAACTAAAAGAATGGCGTGGAGAGCAACAAGCTTCTAGTACGACTGCCGGCGTAGCAAGTATGCTGAACTACGGTAGCACGTATGTAGCAAAAGCGTAA
- a CDS encoding flagellar hook assembly protein FlgD, whose translation MADLVSTSATWPNYSTSNVKTAASTSKKELGKEQFLSILVAQLKNQDPLSPMDNAQFVAQMAQFSSLEQLMTINQKLDTAQTSTDTSLGGASELIGKKITWLNESTDSTTGATSSSYESGAVDSIILKNKVLYAQVGENAIPLSLITKVESNSAATTPATSTATTDTAATSTATSTTPSSTATATDTTSTGTTTTGSTSTPSTDTTSSGTTTNDTTGSTSTGDTTSNDATTGSTTANTTTDSASTSNTSTTTPAANSSTDSTTADSSSSESNTDAAASPSSAETAS comes from the coding sequence TTGGCAGATTTAGTTTCCACATCGGCAACATGGCCCAACTATTCTACAAGTAATGTAAAAACAGCCGCTTCAACGTCCAAAAAGGAACTTGGTAAAGAACAGTTTCTGTCGATCCTCGTTGCCCAGCTAAAAAACCAAGATCCATTGTCTCCTATGGATAATGCACAGTTCGTTGCTCAGATGGCACAATTCTCGTCTCTGGAACAGCTGATGACTATTAACCAAAAATTGGATACCGCACAAACATCCACAGATACTTCGCTTGGCGGTGCTTCCGAATTGATCGGCAAGAAGATCACTTGGCTGAATGAGAGTACAGACAGTACAACAGGCGCTACAAGCTCTTCGTACGAATCTGGTGCTGTAGACTCGATCATTCTCAAAAACAAAGTGCTGTATGCACAAGTAGGCGAGAATGCGATCCCACTTTCACTCATTACCAAAGTTGAATCGAACTCGGCGGCAACAACTCCAGCGACATCGACAGCAACAACCGATACGGCTGCAACAAGTACTGCAACGTCTACAACACCATCTAGTACAGCAACCGCAACGGATACAACATCAACAGGTACGACAACAACAGGTTCCACAAGTACCCCGTCGACAGACACTACATCATCCGGTACAACTACGAATGATACAACAGGAAGTACGTCGACTGGTGATACAACAAGCAATGATGCTACAACTGGCTCTACTACGGCGAACACAACAACTGACAGTGCATCGACATCAAATACTAGCACTACAACGCCAGCAGCCAACAGTAGTACAGATAGCACAACGGCGGATAGCAGTTCTTCGGAAAGTAATACAGATGCTGCTGCATCACCATCGAGTGCGGAGACGGCGTCATGA
- a CDS encoding TIGR02530 family flagellar biosynthesis protein, protein MNGPIQVGQLYPSKLNSGLLGRPNNTASATQNKEFQNILDQNLLKFSNHASKRLEQRGIEFSTEQMKSLNQAIDKAAAKGSKDSLILMQNNVALIVNVPNRTVVTAMDGNSMKDNVFTQIDSAVIL, encoded by the coding sequence ATGAATGGCCCCATCCAAGTAGGTCAGTTATACCCGTCCAAGCTCAACTCAGGCTTGCTGGGGCGGCCTAACAACACCGCTTCGGCGACACAGAATAAAGAGTTTCAAAATATTCTGGATCAGAATCTGCTGAAATTTAGCAATCATGCGTCCAAACGATTGGAACAACGAGGAATTGAATTTAGTACCGAGCAGATGAAAAGTCTCAATCAGGCGATTGATAAGGCTGCTGCTAAAGGCTCCAAAGATTCATTGATTTTGATGCAAAACAATGTCGCTTTGATCGTCAACGTACCCAATAGGACCGTAGTCACCGCCATGGATGGCAACTCAATGAAAGATAATGTTTTCACACAAATCGATAGTGCTGTGATTTTATAA
- the flgG gene encoding flagellar basal body rod protein FlgG, protein MLRSMYSGVSGMKGFQTKLDVIGNNIANVNTTGFKSSRVMFQDILSQTTKGVTAPVEGTSGGVNAQQVGLGTTVSSIDTLHLAGSAQTTNNPTDLRIDGDGFFAIKLSEDQETPYLTRAGDFHVDASRQLVTSDGAFVVDSGGAPIQISEDAVSFSIQQNGTLLYTLADGTTEEGPQLGIAKVTNPEGLEKIGGSLYRVTPNAITDGTVELTTGNNAETGTGAIVAGQLEMSNVDLTSEFTEMITAQRGFQANSRIITTSDEILQEVVNLKR, encoded by the coding sequence ATGTTAAGATCCATGTATTCTGGTGTCTCGGGTATGAAAGGCTTTCAAACAAAATTGGACGTTATTGGTAACAACATCGCCAACGTCAATACAACGGGCTTCAAAAGCTCCCGTGTTATGTTCCAAGATATTTTGAGCCAAACGACTAAAGGCGTAACAGCTCCAGTAGAAGGAACAAGCGGCGGTGTCAACGCACAACAAGTTGGTCTGGGTACAACGGTATCCTCGATCGACACTCTGCATCTGGCAGGTAGTGCGCAAACGACCAACAACCCGACAGACCTGCGGATCGATGGTGACGGCTTCTTCGCTATCAAATTGTCTGAGGATCAAGAAACACCTTACCTGACTCGTGCTGGTGACTTCCACGTGGATGCTAGCCGTCAACTCGTTACTTCCGATGGTGCGTTTGTTGTCGATAGTGGCGGTGCGCCGATCCAAATTAGTGAAGATGCAGTATCGTTCAGCATTCAGCAAAACGGTACACTGCTGTACACACTGGCTGATGGTACAACCGAAGAAGGACCACAGCTGGGTATCGCTAAAGTAACAAACCCAGAAGGTTTGGAGAAAATCGGTGGCAGCTTGTATCGCGTAACACCGAATGCGATCACCGACGGTACAGTCGAACTGACAACAGGTAACAATGCTGAGACAGGTACAGGAGCGATCGTAGCTGGTCAGTTGGAAATGTCCAACGTTGACCTGACAAGCGAGTTTACAGAGATGATCACTGCACAACGTGGTTTCCAAGCGAACTCCCGTATCATCACAACATCCGATGAAATTCTGCAAGAAGTTGTCAACCTGAAACGATAA
- a CDS encoding flagellar FlbD family protein yields MIPVTRLNGSPMWLNALLIEMVEETPDTYITLTTGKRMIVLEKAEQVTHLITEYNKSIGTLTGTIKVQQMEELE; encoded by the coding sequence ATGATCCCGGTCACGCGGCTCAACGGTTCTCCCATGTGGCTTAACGCCCTGCTGATAGAGATGGTGGAGGAAACACCGGACACTTATATTACCTTAACGACAGGCAAACGTATGATAGTGCTTGAAAAGGCAGAGCAAGTTACTCACCTAATCACTGAATACAACAAAAGTATAGGCACTCTTACGGGAACGATTAAGGTGCAGCAGATGGAGGAATTGGAATGA
- a CDS encoding flagellar basal body-associated FliL family protein produces the protein MKKLLPWIVSGVLAVGLIGVVAYFLLGNVLGNKQPMTAAEAAAAEKAKIASMSASEIAEVSSDVTDLTTNLADPNYVVKISFSFQMEDKDAKANFDLIKDLKVKPILVRVLADTEPADLGSAAGIQKLDDKILKLVNSSLPEDGGKVVDVEVSDKIVSGI, from the coding sequence ATGAAAAAGTTATTGCCCTGGATTGTCAGCGGGGTACTCGCAGTAGGTCTCATCGGTGTTGTCGCGTATTTCCTGCTTGGCAATGTGCTAGGTAACAAGCAACCGATGACTGCAGCTGAAGCCGCGGCGGCCGAAAAAGCAAAAATCGCAAGCATGAGCGCTTCTGAAATTGCAGAAGTATCTTCGGATGTGACAGATCTGACAACCAATCTGGCAGATCCAAACTATGTTGTGAAAATCAGCTTCTCCTTCCAAATGGAAGACAAAGATGCCAAAGCCAACTTTGATCTGATTAAAGATCTCAAAGTGAAGCCGATTCTGGTCCGTGTACTGGCGGATACCGAACCTGCTGATCTGGGCAGCGCAGCAGGCATTCAGAAGCTGGATGACAAAATCCTGAAGCTGGTGAACAGCTCTTTGCCTGAAGATGGCGGTAAAGTAGTCGACGTAGAAGTTTCCGATAAGATTGTAAGTGGTATTTAA